In Arsenicicoccus dermatophilus, a genomic segment contains:
- a CDS encoding ROK family transcriptional regulator, whose amino-acid sequence MVNDDTSVPGRAPRGAGSPSALRRANYERVIDALRSRGAMTQAALARATGLSPATVSNLVRALGDEGLVTTGPTTSSGRRAVRVALARKELAVAVGVDVGRRHVRLLLAAEDGSVLAESYEGIAAGHGPERCMALVDLMLDRTLADAGVRRSELVGAGVGIPGPIDSRTGVVGHAAVLPEWVGLELRPALAERLAMPVVVDNDANLGALAEHRWGAHAGAEHLVFVKVASGIGAGLVLGGQVHRGQIGITGELGHLQVQPFGPVCRCGNRGCLETVAAIPTMLSALAASSGRTPRTSELLQLVQAQDLAALRVLEDAGLALGQVLGGLCNLLNPEVVLLAGPLTEVGGLLLAATRRGLERATPPVVAASTTLALETLGARAEALGAAGAAHEAAQVPLRHAE is encoded by the coding sequence ATGGTCAACGACGACACCTCGGTCCCCGGCCGAGCCCCGCGGGGCGCCGGGTCGCCCAGCGCACTACGAAGGGCCAACTACGAGAGGGTGATCGACGCCCTGAGGTCCCGGGGGGCGATGACCCAGGCGGCGCTCGCGAGGGCCACCGGCCTCTCGCCCGCCACCGTCTCCAACCTGGTCCGGGCGCTCGGCGACGAGGGTCTGGTGACGACGGGTCCCACCACCTCGTCCGGGCGTCGTGCGGTCCGGGTGGCCCTGGCCCGCAAGGAGCTCGCCGTCGCCGTCGGCGTCGACGTGGGGCGGCGGCACGTGCGCCTGCTCCTCGCCGCCGAGGACGGGTCGGTGCTCGCCGAGTCCTACGAAGGCATCGCGGCAGGTCATGGGCCCGAGCGCTGCATGGCGCTCGTGGATCTGATGCTCGATCGCACCCTGGCCGACGCCGGCGTGCGCAGGTCCGAGCTGGTCGGCGCGGGGGTCGGCATCCCCGGACCCATCGACTCGCGGACCGGCGTCGTGGGCCACGCCGCCGTCCTGCCGGAGTGGGTGGGGCTGGAGCTGCGTCCCGCGCTGGCCGAGCGCCTGGCCATGCCGGTCGTCGTGGACAACGACGCCAACCTCGGAGCCCTGGCCGAGCACCGCTGGGGCGCCCATGCCGGCGCCGAGCACCTGGTGTTTGTCAAGGTCGCGAGCGGGATCGGCGCCGGGCTCGTGCTCGGCGGGCAGGTGCATCGCGGACAGATCGGCATCACCGGCGAGCTCGGACACCTGCAGGTCCAGCCCTTCGGACCGGTGTGCCGCTGCGGCAACCGGGGGTGCCTGGAGACCGTCGCCGCCATACCGACGATGCTCTCCGCGCTGGCCGCCTCCAGCGGTCGCACCCCCCGGACCTCCGAGCTGCTGCAGCTCGTGCAGGCGCAGGACCTGGCTGCGCTGCGGGTGCTCGAGGACGCCGGCCTGGCCCTCGGGCAGGTCCTCGGCGGGCTGTGCAACCTGCTCAACCCCGAGGTCGTCCTGCTCGCCGGTCCGCTCACCGAGGTGGGAGGGCTGCTGCTCGCCGCCACCCGCCGGGGGCTGGAGCGCGCGACCCCTCCGGTGGTCGCGGCGTCGACCACGCTGGCCCTGGAGACCTTGGGTGCCCGGGCTGAGGCGCTGGGTGCCGCGGGGGCCGCCCACGAGGCGGCCCAGGTACCGCTGCGACACGCGGAGTAG